From the Lactuca sativa cultivar Salinas chromosome 9, Lsat_Salinas_v11, whole genome shotgun sequence genome, the window attgtttgaaatatgttttttctttataacatcatatttatacaaaaaaaatgtattttcacataaaaatcttatgttttatatataaaaactttcttcaaaaagttttttttatatgaaatatttagttataaaaataagtatttattaagtatataaatatatagaaatccgtttttataaaaaaaaatgtatacaaaaacgtattttacaaaaaaaaaatgtatacaaacacctattttatctatattttttttataaaatcgtgtttgtttatatttttttttataaaaacgtgtttgaattatttttttatataatacgtgtttgtatacattttataaaatgtatacaaacacgattttataaaatatatacaaacacgtattatataaaaacttattcaaacacgtttttataaaatgtatacgaacacgtattatataaaaaattattcaaacacgtttttataaaaaaaatataaacaaacatgattttataaaaaaaaatatagatacacacctatttgtgtacatatatatatatatatatatatatatatatatatatatatatatatatatatatatgtatatatatataaaggtgatAGGTGTTTGtacacatttttttataaaaatgaatttatatatatttatatactaaataaatacatatttttataactcgatatttcatatacaaaaaagtttttatatagaaaatataagatttttatgtgaaaatacattttttttgtataaatatgattttataaagaaaaaacatattagaaacaattttttgaaaaaaaagttgtaaaaaaactaaaattaggatgaattcataataaaattctaaaatttgggcaaaaatgtaaagtttggaccaaatttgtaaaaaaaatttaaaatatgggccaaaagtgtaaattttggaccaaatttgtaataaaattttaaatctgggccaaaaatgtaatttttgaaagttagatgacctgttgaccggttCAAAGGGTTAAAtcgaatacgattaccggtatttgggacttaattgaataaaaaaaatatatagggactaaatcgattatgaggccaatatgtagggactttattgtagttttccCAATAATTAAATTCGACATTAATATCATCAATAATATTCTTacagaatgaattcgcatctagtTTTTAATATATGGGTTCGTATTTCATTTCATGACCCGCTCActcaaaatacaataaagttgtgtAGAACATGGAGAACAACAGTGTATTCTAGttgaatgagagtgtattctagaaGAATACattctcgttcttcatattctaTTCAACTTTGTTGTATTTTACGTGAGTAGTTCCAAAACACAAAACACGAAACCGTACATGAAAACCTTGAtgcaaattcattctgaaagaatgttattactGACATTAATGatagatttaattagtttctataaaaaagagaattataattacggatatcatttaatatacatacaattatggaaatcatttaatatctatttttatttaattaaataattatttaatttactaaatttccATTTGTGCATTATAGCACACAATAAAATATGCATTACAACCTCACTTAAGCTTATGTACTAAACTTTTAAAGTGTGTCTTTTGACTTAGTAAATATTCCTGGTTCGATTTGCACTTGATAAATATATCATCCCCCACAATATTTCTTTCCTTCATTATCCTTTAATTCATGTACCAATCACGGATTTCAAGTAATCTctttattctaataaatgaatatgtttATTCTTCTATTAATAAGTGTCATACTATTATAATTCATCATTAATGTTATATGTCATCTATTATGcaacttgtcaacctattaactatcattttcaattttaaattttaaatttctcaatctaattacattaaattaataattgattctccattttaaatttcaaattttaaaaattttcattataattatattaaattagtaacattagattaaaaaataaaaaaattaatatacattataaggtgatataatttcatgtgtttatttgaatcaacaattataattttatataatctaAAAAATATCTCATAagtaataatatttaaaataattgattaataattttgatttttttaatatgaaagtttaattaacttTATAACTGTGGTTGTCACCGGTTATAAAGTAATTTAATATAATCCACTATGTATACAACAATAGGTTAATAAGTAGATGGATAAAAAAAATCCAAtactaaactattttgaaaaatgatttttaatatcAGATGATATTGTATTTTAATAAATAAGACTTTAAAAGTATTATAGTAAAATAATACggaatttaaaatataatattaaaaaagtgTTAATTTTGTAGCGGAGTAGGAAGTTTATGAGATCAAAccgcatttaaaaaaaataatgtttggatTTAATTCGATGCCAAAATGCAATAAATAGATAAATTATATAGTAATATTTTTCAAGAATTATACTTACAGGTATTAAAGAAacctaaaatatattattaagatATGTTTTTTTATCTAGAACAATTTGTtcataataattatttaaaaaaaaaatttacataaTTTATGTTGTAACCGTTAATTATACCTTTTaaaattaacattttaattatatataagtGATCTCCATTCTACACCTGTGAAATCATGGCTAAAATAAAaggatatcttttaaatttaattaaaattttaaaaaactaaataatatagttaaataaaaactaaataactaaaagaatatatatatatatatatatatatatatatatatatatatatatatatatatatatatatatatatatatatatatagggttaagttcaaatgagaatactatttaatgtgagaacgtgagaacattactttatgttactattctgctatgaattttgtatatacaacgatataacataattcatcaacaaatatacgaacaatcacacattaatattcacattaaaattttgtatgtacaactttatgacattatttaTCATTgaatatatgaacaatcacatatttaacattcaaatttaaatttactaaattaatatatatatatatatatatatatatatattatagtagaatagcaatataaaattgaatatattcatattataattactacaatacaatacatattaaattcatagtagaataatgacataaagtagtgttctcacgttctaACATTAAATAGTGTTCTTATTTGAACTTAAccatatgtatgtgtatatatatatatatatatatatatatatatatatatatatatatatatatatatatatatatatatatatatatatatatatatatataggagtaagatcaaatgagaacactaaaAAGGTTGAGAACCCGAAAACAAATGTGGACCATTTAAATACTTAAATCTAAGGTCATCATTGAAAGGGGGATTTATGAAAATTTCTTAAATTGTTGGCAttaaaatgtaacttttaaatggtTAGAATGACATAACAGGAATTTCAACTTTACTATCTCCTATAATTTCTCACCCGTTCATATATTTCCTTTAATCTATCGTGTATATATTTCCACTTCTTCTATTTagggtttcataaaactcatGCCATCATCGATCTGCGCATCACCTACAACCCACCACGAAGATTTGTTCCCATCATGATTGGTCTCGGTAGGTGTAGCAAGGGCTGCTCAAGCAGTTTTTGGCTGCTTCTCTTTCGATTCCAGTAACATATGCGAAGGGGAGGAGAACATTTGGCCTGATGGAGCAAGGCAAGCGGAAACAGCAACTTCGGTGAGTGTTTTCGCCGTGGTGGTCGATAGAAGAAGAGGAAGGTGCGAGGGGACGAAGAAACAGGCAGTAACAACGATCTATCAACAGAAATTGATGGGTCACGACAGGGGCAGTTTATCGGGTAacacttctttttcttttacttttaatTTGACTGTAAATCAATGGGGCTTAATGATGGGTGTTTGGCTTTGATTTTCCAACAAAAACCGATGGGTTTATATTACTAGATTTAGATTGGTGTTTTGTTTGCTGGAAGTTGATATGAAGAAGATGAAGCAATAATCCCAATGGTTGTATTTCTTGTTTGCATGAAATCACGAGAACAAAACATAATTTGTTCTTGACTGTAACTTGATAGGAAGGAAGAAGAAGGGTAAAAACgggtttggtttttgttttggtTGATTCATTTGAAAAGAACAAGGAAAAAGAAAACGAGGGTAATAGATGTGAATCAGTATTACGGATTGATTAACTGTTAACGATTAGAACTATGTTTTTTAGATAAAGTTTCAGTTGTAATCTTATATGAATACAATGTCAAATGTCGCATTTGTAGTTAAACATCAATGaatagaagtatattataatTACATGATTTCATATCTTAATGATTTATGTTTTGAACAGGTGTAATTTAGAGCTTGATGTTTCTAATAAGGATAACCTTAAAGCATGAAAATTGATAACAGGATCAAGTTCGTCCTTCTTCGTTAATATATGTATGATAATAgcaagaaaatatgaagaaaaaaaacaatGTTGTAGTAATTCATCTATGATTCACATTATAATCTTATCTGAATATAACTACTGAAAATATAGGAATTTAGATGTTTTTTTTGTATTCTTGTAAATTTATTCATGTCTGATTAGAgttgtattcatttatgattgtAATAAAAGGCGTATTCATATGCAATGAAATGATGAATTCTTAAACATTTTTTGATATCAATTCatgaaccaaaaaaaaaaaagacaaatccAGTCATGACATTTTCAGTTATGAATATGACACTATTTGACAAAATTAGTTAACTGTTATATATTTTTAATCGATTGTATACTCAATAAATTAGTTTGATATTTATTCATTTATGgacaataatcacgtaaagcaaGATAAAATCATTTTAAATTGATAACTTTTTTCTCTATCATTAATGATataaagaaaatggaaaaaaaatatttttttggttaCAGTCAATTAGAATCCCAAAAATTTAAGATAATAtcatttaattaaaagataagtttACCTATATGTCCTTATCTATTCATTGGTTCAgaactgttctcgcgttctcaaccttttaggtgttctcatttgatcattttccctgtatatatatatatatatatatatatatatatatatatatatatatatatatatatataaagagagagagagagagagagagagagttaggttcaaatatttctaatatctattgtgtgcatgtaggattgattatggaccaatcattttatttattttaataaagtaattaatgcatattaaatgctgaatatttaattaatattcattatatcttcaacatgtaatatgtattaattacttttttaaaataactaaaataattggtccacaatcaatcctacatgcacacaacagatagttagaacacaataacttaacctatatatagttaggttaatgtgtttgttatatttattgtgtgctagaatgctcCAATggaaatttagtaaaattaaataattgtttaattaaataaatatacatattaaatgatttccataattgtatgtatattaaatgatatccataattataattttcctTTTATTGAAACTAATTAAGTTCGTCATTAGTGCCAGCAATAACAATCTTTCAGAATGAATCCGTATTTAGGTTCTATGTATGAATTTGTGTTTTGTTTCAGGATACACgcatttaaaatacaataaaattgcaTGTAAACTCTCATTCGATTAGAATACAATCTCATTATTCTTGaaacgaattcattctgaaagattATTATTGCGGGTATTAATGACGAATTTTATTAGTTTTCATATATTTTCCTACATTTTCTTCCTAATTATCTTCCTATCCATTTCAAATGTTGACATGTGTCATATTTGGATAAAATTAATGATATTTTAATACACTTGTCATCATTTGAAATAGGTAGGAATATATGTAGGAAggaaagtaggaggatatttattTTCTTCAAAGAATAATAATtatagatatcatttaatatacatataattatagaaattatttaatatctatctttatttgattaaataataatttaatttttaataaattcttattggtgcattctaacaCACAATAGATATTAGAAATAtttgaatctctctctctctctctctctctatatatatatatatatatatatatatatatatatatatatatatatatatatatatatatatttgtaaatacAATAATATTTAGAAACTAAGTTGAGTTATAAATCAAtcatattttaaacaaaaaaaaacaattaataacCGAGAACATGAATTCCAAGAGAATttagaaaaatacaataaaaagaGTGACGACAGGGATGAGGGATAGAATGATGCCATGTGGATTTTAATACAAAAACAAAGAGAAATAACTTTTATGTTATAACATTAGTTTATAATCCGTGGAAACCatttttacaaaattaattaaatattcatagtaaaaaattcaaagttattaatcaattattttatataaaattttaaatacattattaattaagagatttttttattagttatgtaaaattataattattgattcaaataaatatgtggaattaatttatcatatatattagactctttttatttgtggactaatgaaaacaataatataaaatttaaaatttaaaataaagaataaatagattgacgaataacatcacattaattaggaggtttaatgaatttaaaatagataattaatagaatgacaagtggcatcatattaattaagagttctaatattatgacacttggcaAAAAGACTACTCTTTTCATAGTATAGAGTTGTGGGTTAAGTTGGGTAATATAAAAACCGAAAActacattttattatataaaaattatgATCGGCAAATTTACAAAACTTAAAATTGATAAATTTCATTAGAATAATAATTTTtgtaatgaaaattttattttatagatTATATTTTCAAACTAATGAAAGTTAAtatgttatacttttaaataaattaaaatctcATTTTACATAAATTTGATTTTGATAATTGGCTAACGATTTGCTTAAAAACTAATATTTTTTGTAAACTATAAAAGTCATAACCataaatttggaaaaaaaaaattgtattatgcaaattaattattttaaatttttacacCATGAATCTTGAGTTTAAAAAGTTTGTTGATGTTCTGAAATTATTTtagatattaattaaaaatatttatatattacacGTGttgattatataaaaatattaaatgttAAATGTAAAGATTAATATTTCTCAAAACGTATTTAAAGTTGTATATTTTATTATACAATCGAGTAtggtaaataaataattattggagttataaaacatatttttaatgttgtgaatttaaaattttgtaacAAATATTATACATCataaaatttatcttttaataaatattataacaCGAAATCAACAAAAATGAACATGAGGTACATGATTTGCACACGCCCTAAAATTGGAAGGAGTGAGAGGGAAGTTTTCTTCATTTTTGGTAGGTCATACCCTTCTTTTCCTCACTCTTCTTTCCCTCACCTAAAAGCCAAGGAGTGGATGGGAAGCCCTTCaatcacctttttttttttttaataaaattaaattttttttgttatgaattataatttttaaattaatattaaacataaaacttaattaaaaatcaaaaacatttcattaactaaaataaaacttacattaaacctaaaatataaaaaagtagaaatataaaaaaaaaaaaaaaaacacacataaactaaaaatcaaacaaaccaCCAACGACCTACGGAaaatattttttcagaattttttcTCTCTTCTTCATTACGAGCTCGAGAGCCGGTTCCGAGAGATGATCGACGTTTTTCATCAAAAAACTTCATGTCTTCCATTTCTTGTCTCTCCGCCCCCTCCTTTTTCcttgtttcttctttttctttgtcgAAAGCCAAACGTTCGGAGAAATTTAAATTATATCGATCAAACGACGATGTTATCTTCCGCATTTCGTCAATGTCCACGCTGAAATCAGATGCACTCGAAGAAGTCCCTTTTCCCTTTCTCTTCGCTTTGTCCCTACCCATTGGGCGTTCAATTTCTTCTAGCTCGAGTTCGTCGTCCTGATTTAAATCTTGACCGACCCGAGCATCGGAGGAGGTTGTGTAACCACTAGAGCCCGTTTTCGTTCGCTTTGATTGTTGGAATCCAAAAATAAAATCCCGCTCGTATGTTATCCACCTAGGACTTCGGACCAATAATTTCCAACAATCGTGCCACTTGAATGGTTTTCCGACTTCCTCAATGTAAAACTGCAACGCTTCTTGAAGTATTTCTTCGTCGCCTTGGCCGCTTTTTCGTTGGGTTTTTAGGTTGTTGTACAACCCGTTAATTTTTGAAACCCCCTTGCTATTTCTCGAAACTTTGAGTTAAGTTGATGTTCAGTACGGTAGTCGTCACATTTTCCTAGCTCCTCTCGAAATCGTTCTAAAATGCGAAACCAAAAATGTTCTCCCGGTTGTGCGTTTCCCTGAATCGAATCTCCAGAAATATCAACCCAAGCTTTGATCAAAACTAACTCTTCGTGTGGAACCCATAGTGTCGGCTTTTGTCTTCCCGGTTGTGCGACACCCTCGCGCACTTGTTTTTTCCCTTTACGACtttgtggtggtggtgttggttgAGTTTCGGGAACCATGTCTTCTTCTTCCGCGTCATCCGATTCATCGACAAGTTGGTGGTGGTGTTGGGTTTGGGTTTAAGTTTCAGTTTGAGTTTGGGGTTGAGGTTGATTTGGCGATTATTGACCCGGAAATACAACAAAGTTTGAAAACATTCGCGAAGGAACATTTGGAACTTGCATCGGGTAATATTGACCAACATTTTGGTATTGGAATTGTAGTGGTGATTGAATGGGAGCATCGAGTTGGGGGCGGTAAACTCCTTGCTGGGATGAATCGATAGCAAAAATGTTGCGAGGAGGGATGTTTATACTCGAACCATGACTTTTTTTCCGTCGATCGGAACTTGGGGTTTGTTTGTCgggattcattttttttttttgttgatataAAGTAGAGAGTATAGAGAATAGTTTGATATGTTTAAaagttatgtgtatatatttataGTAGTTGTAAAaggataaaaaaataaataaataaatac encodes:
- the LOC128128940 gene encoding uncharacterized protein LOC128128940 gives rise to the protein MVPETQPTPPPQSRKGKKQVREGVAQPGRQKPTLWVPHEELVLIKAWVDISGDSIQGNAQPGEHFCKGVSKINGLYNNLKTQRKSGQGDEEILQEALQFYIEEVGKPFKWHDCWKLLVRSPRWITYERDFIFGFQQSKRTKTGSSGYTTSSDARVGQDLNQDDELELEEIERPMGRDKAKRKGKGTSSSASDFSVDIDEMRKITSSFDRYNLNFSERLAFDKEKEETRKKEGAERQEMEDMKFFDEKRRSSLGTGSRARNEEERKNSEKIFSVGRWWFV